One Terriglobia bacterium genomic window, TCCTCGCATCCGGTATCATGGATCAGCCCGTGCCAGTCCCCTGGTGGGACAATCGAATGCTCAGATTGACCACCTTCCAAGGATCCCCAAAACCGGCTAGTTCTTAGGCGAACGGTTGTCCGTGGAAATCCAGGCTAGCACGGCGTCTATTGGGTTGTCTCCCTTGGTTCTGATGCTGTAAAGCGCTATTCCGGCTTCCAGCAGTTTCTGCAGAGCACCACGATCACTGAACACACTGCCGAAAGTCTGGCAGTTGTCTGAGATAAGAACAATTGCGCGCCGCCGGTCCGGCGCATTCATGCGCAGATAGTCTGCGGCACTGACAAGGGCATCGTATATGTTGGTGCTATCCCCGACTGTAATCCCGGCGACCTTTTTGGCGACAGTTTGGTGGTCCCCGATCAGCGTGGTCAATTGGGTCACGTTCATATCGAAGGCAAAGAGCGCGACGCGGTCTTCAGGTTTTAAGCGCTTGAGTGAAATCTCCGCTATGTTCCGTAACTGCACCCGATAGGGTTGGACGCTTTGACTTCGGTCGACGACCAAAGCCATGGCAAGGGGGAGCTGCTCACGCGAGAACAGAGAAATGGTTTCGGCAGCGTCATTGTCATAGACGGCGAAATCACTGGCGAGCAGGTCGCCAGCAAAAATTCCCTTTTCGGTGCGTACAACCGCGTTCACGATGACCATCGCCGTCCTGCTCTTAATGGTGTAGGTGCTCTGTGGAGGATCCTGCTGCTCAGAATCGGCGTCCCTCACCAATGGTGATGGAGCAGGGCGGTCGCCCGGTGTTTCCACCTGCGGTATCAGCGGGGGCATCTGAAGGCAGCACAGCAGCATCCATGCCAGGCAGACAGACAATCCCATTGTTTACACTCACGATCCTGTTATTTGATGGTTGCCATTCTACATCAGATGAGGTTGATTCTGCGACTGTTCACCGAGACCAAGAACTGCACCTCAAGAACTGGGCCAGGTTGTCGCGCCCTCGCTTTAAGCATCATGGTGTGACTGGACCGCCAAAGAAATCGGGGATGTTATACTAGTTAACCTATTTCGAGGGGCTGAGCCCGCAAAACAGGTGAGCGTCCCCGGTTCTCAGTACGTTCCCCGCCGGAGCCCGTCATTTTCCCGGACCGGCCGGCACGGCATCGGGTATGATATGGTGCAAATGGGACCGCAGGCGTTCACTTCATGGTGGAGATTTGTATGACGGAAAGGGCGAAGTGCGGTGGGGCTCTCCTGGCGGCATTGGCTGCGCTGATCCTTTTGGCGGGGGCCCTGGCTGCGCAGACCAGGGCCACGCAGGCAGAGGCCAGGCAGCATTACTCGCTGGCGCAGGACCTGCTGAAGCAGGGGCAGCGGGACAAAGCCGTGGCTGAATTGAGGGCTGCGATCCGGCTGGCGCCGGAATATATCGAGGCCCACAACGATTACATCGCCAATCAGCAGGGCAAGCCGGCAGATCTGGCCGCGGAATACGAAGGGTATCTGAAGCAGC contains:
- a CDS encoding VWA domain-containing protein; amino-acid sequence: MVIVNAVVRTEKGIFAGDLLASDFAVYDNDAAETISLFSREQLPLAMALVVDRSQSVQPYRVQLRNIAEISLKRLKPEDRVALFAFDMNVTQLTTLIGDHQTVAKKVAGITVGDSTNIYDALVSAADYLRMNAPDRRRAIVLISDNCQTFGSVFSDRGALQKLLEAGIALYSIRTKGDNPIDAVLAWISTDNRSPKN